One Streptomyces sp. NBC_00223 genomic window carries:
- a CDS encoding NAD kinase: MNSQPQDRTVFLLTHTGREEAIRSAERVMLGLLRAGIGVRLLEDEAADLPLPAAVELVGEVGPGSVQGCELIIVLGGDGTILRGAEFARASGVPMLGVNLGRVGFLAEAERDDLDKVVDRVVTKEYEVEERMTLDVLVRNDGRIVHTDWALNEASVEKASRERVLEVVTEVDGRPVSGFGGDGVVCATPTGSTAYAFSAGGPVVWPEVEALLMVPISAHALFAKPLVTSPRSVLAVEVQPQTPHGVLWCDGRRTVELPAGARVEVRRGAVPVRLARLHHASFTDRLVAKFALPVAGWRGAPR; encoded by the coding sequence GTGAATAGCCAACCTCAGGACCGTACGGTCTTCCTGCTCACGCACACCGGGCGGGAAGAGGCGATCCGCAGTGCCGAGCGGGTGATGCTCGGCCTGCTGCGGGCGGGCATCGGCGTACGGCTGCTGGAGGACGAGGCCGCCGACCTGCCGCTGCCCGCCGCGGTCGAACTGGTCGGCGAGGTCGGGCCAGGATCGGTACAGGGCTGCGAACTGATCATCGTGCTGGGCGGTGACGGCACCATCCTGCGCGGCGCCGAGTTCGCCCGCGCCTCGGGCGTGCCGATGCTCGGCGTCAACCTCGGCCGGGTCGGCTTCCTCGCCGAGGCCGAGCGCGACGACCTCGACAAGGTCGTGGACCGGGTGGTGACCAAGGAGTACGAGGTCGAGGAGCGGATGACCCTCGACGTCCTGGTCCGCAACGACGGCCGGATCGTGCACACCGACTGGGCGCTCAACGAGGCGTCCGTGGAGAAGGCGTCCCGCGAACGGGTGCTGGAGGTCGTCACCGAGGTCGACGGCCGCCCGGTGTCCGGCTTCGGCGGCGACGGTGTGGTCTGCGCGACCCCGACCGGCTCGACCGCGTACGCGTTCTCCGCGGGCGGGCCGGTGGTCTGGCCGGAGGTCGAGGCGCTGCTGATGGTGCCGATCAGCGCGCACGCGCTCTTCGCCAAGCCGCTGGTGACCTCGCCGCGCTCGGTGCTCGCGGTGGAGGTGCAGCCGCAGACCCCGCACGGCGTGCTGTGGTGCGACGGCCGCAGGACCGTGGAGCTGCCCGCGGGGGCACGGGTCGAGGTGCGGCGCGGCGCGGTCCCGGTCCGGCTGGCCCGGCTGCACCACGCCTCCTTCACCGACCGGCTGGTGGCGAAGTTCGCGCTGCCGGTCGCGGGCTGGCGGGGCGCGCCGAGGTAG
- a CDS encoding TlyA family RNA methyltransferase, with the protein MRTGAEPYVARRRLDAELVRRNLARSREHASQLIAAGRVSVGGATATKAATQVETSAAVVVAKDTDEPDYVSRGGHKLAGALAAFTPLGLTVAGRRALDAGASTGGFTDVLLRNGAAEVVAVDVGYGQLAWSLQSDDRVIVKDRTNVRELTLDHIDGKPADVIVGDLSFIPLGLVLPALVRCAAPEADLVLMVKPQFEVGRERLGSGGVVRSTQLRAESVRKVAAQAAELGLGALGVTASPLPGPSGNVEYFLWLRAGAPALDPAEVDRAVAEGPR; encoded by the coding sequence ATGAGAACAGGGGCTGAACCGTACGTGGCACGACGCCGACTCGACGCTGAGCTGGTGCGCCGGAATCTCGCGCGCTCCCGGGAGCACGCAAGCCAGTTGATCGCCGCGGGCCGGGTCAGCGTGGGCGGCGCCACCGCGACCAAGGCCGCCACCCAGGTGGAGACCAGCGCCGCCGTGGTCGTCGCGAAGGACACCGACGAGCCCGACTACGTCTCGCGCGGCGGCCACAAACTCGCGGGCGCGCTGGCCGCGTTCACCCCGCTGGGCCTGACCGTGGCCGGCCGCCGGGCGCTGGACGCCGGTGCCTCGACCGGCGGCTTCACCGATGTGCTGCTGCGCAACGGCGCCGCCGAGGTGGTCGCCGTCGACGTCGGCTACGGCCAACTCGCCTGGTCGTTGCAGAGCGACGACCGGGTGATCGTCAAGGACCGCACCAACGTAAGGGAGTTGACGCTCGATCACATCGACGGCAAGCCGGCCGACGTGATCGTGGGCGACCTGTCCTTCATCCCGCTCGGCCTCGTCCTGCCCGCCTTGGTCCGCTGCGCCGCGCCCGAAGCGGACCTCGTACTGATGGTCAAGCCGCAGTTCGAGGTGGGCAGGGAACGGCTCGGCAGCGGCGGTGTCGTCCGCAGTACGCAGCTGCGCGCCGAGAGTGTGCGCAAGGTGGCCGCGCAGGCCGCCGAACTCGGGCTGGGAGCACTGGGCGTGACCGCCAGTCCGCTGCCCGGTCCGTCCGGGAACGTGGAGTACTTTCTGTGGCTGCGCGCCGGCGCCCCCGCGCTGGACCCGGCCGAAGTCGACCGAGCTGTGGCGGAGGGGCCCCGTTGA
- a CDS encoding histone, whose protein sequence is MRDALRTCLQIAGGLTEATRRRTIEAAKELLEQAGIDPAVLQQRINSAIPPEVQSLADELMASGRANRDLLLGIVREEVDKAMSRVGRIADEVTKVGVVLEAMERRIRNLETPQDAPTTPPPSEPAPTPPTARVPNPPVEHVPVDLDTPEAKPSSGTSSAEAQKAGTAGTAPRAPKRAAGPRKRAVVPADAAGPVRRGGSGGTKAAPRPAAGEQTAPSDTGKAEEPVQPAPVRKAAVKKAPAAKRPPAARRTATPKTATTKKATPKKAVRKTAGSSAVPDPGAPAPKQAAPRRTASTSAAADPVTPARKAPAPKKAAVPDPGAPAPKKATPKKTAAKKTAGGAAVPDPGAPARKTTARKTAPARRTAPAKKAAEPRDSGTGTGDE, encoded by the coding sequence ATGCGGGACGCACTGCGTACCTGTCTGCAGATCGCGGGCGGCCTGACCGAGGCCACCCGGCGACGCACGATCGAGGCGGCGAAGGAGCTGCTGGAGCAGGCGGGGATCGACCCCGCGGTACTCCAGCAGCGGATCAACTCCGCGATTCCGCCCGAGGTGCAGAGCCTCGCCGACGAGCTGATGGCCTCCGGCCGGGCCAACCGCGACCTGCTGCTCGGGATCGTCCGGGAGGAGGTCGACAAGGCGATGAGCCGGGTCGGCCGCATCGCCGACGAGGTCACGAAGGTCGGCGTCGTCCTTGAGGCGATGGAGCGCCGTATCCGCAACCTGGAGACCCCGCAGGACGCGCCGACGACTCCGCCGCCGTCCGAGCCCGCGCCCACCCCGCCGACCGCCCGAGTCCCCAACCCGCCGGTCGAGCACGTCCCGGTCGACCTGGACACGCCGGAGGCGAAGCCGTCGTCCGGCACGTCGTCGGCGGAAGCACAGAAGGCCGGGACAGCGGGTACGGCTCCCCGCGCGCCGAAGCGGGCGGCCGGCCCGCGCAAGCGGGCGGTGGTCCCGGCGGACGCGGCGGGCCCGGTACGGCGGGGCGGCTCCGGCGGAACGAAGGCGGCGCCGCGCCCGGCGGCGGGTGAGCAGACCGCTCCCTCGGACACCGGCAAGGCCGAGGAGCCTGTGCAGCCCGCGCCCGTTCGGAAGGCCGCGGTGAAGAAGGCCCCGGCGGCCAAGCGCCCACCGGCCGCCCGTAGGACGGCCACGCCGAAGACCGCCACCACGAAGAAGGCCACGCCCAAGAAGGCGGTGAGGAAGACCGCCGGGAGTTCCGCCGTACCCGACCCGGGCGCGCCCGCCCCGAAGCAGGCCGCGCCAAGGAGGACCGCGTCGACCTCGGCGGCAGCCGACCCGGTGACGCCCGCCCGCAAGGCGCCCGCGCCGAAGAAGGCCGCCGTACCCGATCCCGGGGCGCCCGCACCGAAGAAGGCGACGCCGAAGAAGACGGCCGCGAAGAAGACCGCCGGGGGTGCCGCCGTACCCGACCCCGGGGCCCCCGCCCGTAAGACGACCGCCAGGAAGACCGCGCCCGCGCGCAGGACCGCCCCGGCGAAGAAGGCCGCCGAGCCGCGCGACAGCGGAACGGGCACCGGCGATGAGTGA
- the recN gene encoding DNA repair protein RecN — protein MVVSVLEEMRIRSLGVIEDAVVELSPGFTAVTGETGAGKTMVVTSLGLLLGGRADPALVRIGAKQAVVEGRITMGPDARAWTRAEEAGAELDDGALLISRTVSAEGRSRAHVGGRTVPVGLLAELADDLVAVHGQTDQQGLLRPARQREALDRYAGDAVAVPLAKYGSAYRRLREVAAEYDELTARARERAQEADLLRFGVEEIAAAEPQPGEDTELAAEAERLGHAEALASAATVAHAALAGNPEDPEGVDAGTLVAGAQRALDSASAHDPVLAELAARLGEVGILLGDVAGELAGYADNLDADPLRLSAVEERRAVLNHLVRKYAADIDGVLAWAEVSAARLNELEGDDGRIAELAAERDGLRAELGGLAQSLSDARGEAADRFAAAVTAELAELAMPHARVTVALRQTDAADPGHGIEVGGRAVAFGPSGADEVELQLAPHPGAPARPIAKGASGGELSRVMLAVEVVFAGSDPVPTYLFDEVDAGVGGKAAVEVGRRLARLARTAQVVVVTHLPQVAAFADRQLLVEKTNDGSVTRSGVTVLEGEARVRELSRMLAGLEDSELGRAHAEELLAAAKAAR, from the coding sequence ATGGTCGTATCCGTGTTGGAGGAAATGCGGATTCGGTCGCTGGGAGTCATCGAGGACGCCGTGGTGGAGCTGTCACCCGGCTTCACGGCGGTGACCGGTGAGACAGGCGCGGGCAAGACCATGGTCGTCACGAGCCTCGGTCTGCTGCTCGGCGGGCGGGCCGACCCCGCGCTCGTGCGGATCGGCGCCAAGCAGGCGGTGGTCGAGGGCCGGATCACCATGGGCCCCGACGCCCGCGCCTGGACGCGCGCCGAGGAGGCGGGCGCCGAGCTGGACGACGGCGCGCTGCTGATCAGCCGTACGGTCTCGGCCGAGGGCCGGTCCCGGGCGCACGTCGGCGGCCGTACGGTCCCGGTCGGGCTGCTCGCCGAGCTGGCCGACGACCTGGTGGCCGTGCACGGCCAGACCGACCAGCAGGGTCTGCTGCGGCCTGCCCGGCAGCGCGAGGCGCTCGACCGGTACGCGGGCGACGCGGTGGCCGTGCCGCTGGCGAAGTACGGGTCGGCGTACCGGCGGCTGCGCGAGGTCGCCGCGGAGTACGACGAGCTGACCGCGCGGGCCCGCGAGCGCGCCCAGGAGGCGGATCTGCTGCGCTTCGGCGTCGAGGAGATCGCGGCCGCGGAGCCGCAGCCCGGCGAGGACACGGAGCTGGCCGCGGAGGCGGAACGGCTCGGACACGCCGAGGCGCTGGCCTCCGCGGCGACCGTGGCGCACGCCGCGCTCGCCGGGAATCCGGAGGACCCGGAGGGCGTGGACGCCGGCACGCTGGTCGCCGGGGCGCAGCGCGCGCTGGACTCGGCGAGCGCCCACGACCCCGTACTGGCCGAGCTGGCGGCCCGGCTCGGCGAGGTCGGCATCCTGCTCGGGGACGTGGCCGGTGAACTGGCCGGATACGCCGACAACCTCGACGCGGACCCGCTGCGGCTGTCCGCGGTGGAGGAACGCAGGGCCGTACTCAACCACCTGGTCCGCAAGTACGCCGCCGACATCGACGGGGTGCTCGCCTGGGCCGAGGTGAGCGCGGCGCGGCTGAACGAGCTGGAGGGCGACGACGGGCGGATCGCCGAACTCGCGGCGGAACGGGACGGGTTGCGGGCCGAGCTGGGCGGGCTCGCCCAGAGCCTCAGCGACGCCCGGGGGGAGGCGGCGGACCGGTTCGCGGCGGCCGTCACCGCGGAACTGGCCGAGCTGGCGATGCCGCACGCGCGGGTGACGGTCGCCCTCCGGCAGACCGACGCGGCCGATCCCGGGCACGGGATCGAGGTGGGCGGCCGGGCGGTGGCCTTCGGGCCGAGCGGCGCCGACGAGGTGGAACTGCAACTGGCCCCGCACCCCGGCGCTCCCGCGCGGCCGATCGCCAAGGGTGCCTCCGGCGGTGAGCTGTCCCGGGTGATGCTCGCGGTCGAGGTGGTCTTCGCGGGGTCCGACCCCGTGCCGACGTATCTCTTCGACGAGGTCGACGCCGGCGTCGGCGGCAAGGCGGCGGTCGAGGTCGGGCGGCGGCTGGCGCGGCTGGCGCGTACGGCGCAGGTGGTCGTGGTCACGCATCTGCCGCAGGTGGCGGCGTTCGCCGACCGGCAGTTGCTGGTCGAGAAGACGAATGACGGGTCGGTGACGCGCAGTGGGGTGACCGTGCTGGAGGGGGAGGCGCGGGTGCGGGAGCTTTCGCGCATGCTGGCGGGGTTGGAGGATTCCGAGTTGGGGCGGGCGCACGCGGAGGAGCTGCTCGCTGCGGCGAAGGCTGCGCGCTAG